In Nitrosophilus alvini, the following are encoded in one genomic region:
- a CDS encoding FAD-dependent oxidoreductase codes for MEQHYYNVIIVGGGISGTALFYELSKYTDIESMALFEKYSRIAPLNSNGKNNSQTLHCGDIETNYTIEKAEKVKKTAQMLSNYAIKNGYKDKYIFKFPKMVIGVGDEEVEFIKKRYEKFSSLYGYLKLFTKEELSKIEPKLIEGRKEDIVAMGALDEYCAMDFGGIAETFVENAQKTKDKVCDLYLSTEVYDIEKKGNKYMLNTPRGQFFADYVVVDAGAHSLLLAHKMGYGKEYSCLPIGGSFYYAPASILGSKVYTVQNDKLPFAAIHGDPDILAKGKTRFGPTALALPKLERYRDTTYIDFIEAFSPDKNVLKVFYDLLSDEDIRDYIFKNMMFEVPGIRKGLFLKEAKKIVPTLTEDDIEFADHVGGLRPQIIDKKNRKLLLGEAKIDTKEGIVFNMTPSPGATSCLGNALKDVELISTYLNCRFDRGRLEEELMKGA; via the coding sequence ATGGAGCAGCATTATTACAACGTTATAATCGTCGGTGGCGGTATATCTGGTACCGCGCTTTTTTATGAACTCTCAAAATATACAGATATAGAGAGTATGGCACTTTTCGAAAAATATTCGAGAATTGCACCGCTAAACTCCAACGGGAAAAACAACTCCCAGACTCTGCATTGCGGTGATATTGAGACAAACTATACTATAGAGAAAGCCGAAAAAGTCAAAAAGACCGCTCAGATGCTCTCAAACTACGCTATCAAAAACGGGTATAAAGATAAATATATTTTCAAATTTCCCAAAATGGTTATTGGAGTAGGAGATGAAGAGGTCGAATTTATCAAAAAGAGATATGAAAAATTTAGTAGTTTATATGGATATTTAAAACTTTTTACAAAAGAGGAACTGTCAAAAATTGAACCGAAACTGATAGAAGGAAGAAAAGAGGATATCGTAGCAATGGGTGCTCTTGACGAGTACTGCGCAATGGATTTCGGAGGAATAGCCGAAACTTTTGTGGAAAATGCTCAAAAGACCAAAGATAAAGTATGCGATCTTTATCTGAGTACAGAGGTTTACGATATAGAAAAGAAGGGTAATAAATATATGCTAAATACCCCGAGAGGGCAATTTTTTGCAGACTATGTTGTAGTTGATGCCGGAGCCCATTCGCTTCTGCTTGCCCACAAAATGGGTTATGGAAAAGAGTACTCTTGCCTTCCTATTGGAGGAAGTTTCTACTATGCTCCCGCTTCCATTCTTGGTTCAAAAGTCTATACAGTTCAAAACGACAAACTCCCCTTTGCTGCTATTCACGGAGATCCCGATATTTTGGCAAAAGGCAAAACAAGATTTGGTCCTACGGCTCTTGCCCTGCCTAAACTGGAACGTTATAGAGATACTACGTATATCGATTTTATTGAGGCATTCAGTCCGGACAAAAATGTATTGAAAGTCTTTTACGATCTGCTTTCGGATGAAGATATTAGGGACTATATTTTCAAAAATATGATGTTTGAGGTACCGGGTATCAGAAAAGGGCTCTTTTTAAAAGAGGCAAAGAAAATTGTGCCGACTCTGACAGAAGATGATATTGAGTTTGCTGACCATGTGGGAGGCCTTCGTCCTCAGATAATAGATAAGAAAAACAGAAAACTGCTTCTGGGCGAAGCGAAAATAGATACGAAAGAGGGGATTGTCTTCAATATGACACCTTCACCAGGGGCAACAAGTTGTCTGGGAAATGCGCTGAAAGATGTGGAGCTAATATCAACATATCTCAACTGTAGATTCGACCGGGGCAGACTGGAAGAAGAGCTGATGAAAGGAGCTTGA
- a CDS encoding citrate synthase, with translation MATFTIKDNRTGRSAEFEVLDSTLGSPVVDITGLHKELGVYTYDNGLGMTATCQSEITFIDGAKGELLYRGYPIEELAEKKNYIEVCYLILHGELPNSDQYESFEKDIRIKSYPHEGIKNLFSAFPDNGHPMAILSSAVSALSAFHHQHLNIKDDEEFMEMARRIIAKMPTLAAYTYRHSMGYPLIYPDMDRYFTENFLYMLRAFPTGKTEISEVETRALDTIFMLHADHEQNASTTTVRAVGSTGAHPYAAVVAGINALWGRAHGGANESVIAQLEMIGSVENVDRFIKRAKDPNDPFRLMGFGHRVYKNFDPRARVLKRLRDELRDTIGINSKLIEIADRVEEIALNDEYFVKRNLYPNIDFYSGTILEALGIRKKMFTPIFVIGRTVGWITHLIEQKRDPKQKIYRPRQRYIGKKRRSVP, from the coding sequence ATGGCAACTTTTACGATAAAGGATAATCGTACAGGAAGAAGTGCGGAATTTGAAGTTCTTGACTCCACCCTCGGTTCCCCGGTAGTTGATATAACCGGCCTGCACAAAGAGCTGGGAGTATATACGTACGATAACGGTCTTGGAATGACTGCAACTTGTCAATCTGAAATAACATTTATAGACGGTGCAAAAGGAGAACTTCTTTACAGAGGCTATCCTATAGAAGAGCTTGCCGAAAAGAAAAACTATATCGAGGTATGTTATCTGATTTTGCACGGAGAGCTGCCGAACAGTGACCAGTATGAGAGTTTCGAAAAAGATATACGTATAAAAAGTTATCCGCATGAAGGTATAAAAAATCTTTTCAGCGCTTTTCCGGACAACGGACATCCTATGGCGATACTCTCTTCTGCTGTTTCGGCTCTGAGTGCTTTTCACCATCAGCATCTGAACATCAAAGATGATGAAGAATTTATGGAGATGGCAAGAAGAATCATAGCGAAAATGCCTACACTTGCCGCTTATACATACAGACACTCTATGGGATATCCTCTTATCTATCCGGATATGGACAGATACTTTACGGAAAATTTTCTATATATGCTAAGAGCCTTTCCTACCGGAAAGACCGAAATAAGCGAAGTAGAGACAAGAGCGCTCGATACTATATTCATGCTTCATGCCGACCATGAACAGAATGCTTCCACAACTACAGTAAGAGCAGTAGGTTCTACCGGTGCGCACCCTTATGCGGCCGTAGTTGCCGGTATAAATGCTTTGTGGGGCAGAGCTCACGGAGGAGCGAACGAATCGGTTATAGCTCAGCTTGAGATGATAGGAAGTGTTGAAAATGTGGACAGATTTATCAAAAGAGCAAAAGATCCGAATGATCCTTTCAGACTGATGGGATTCGGACACAGAGTCTATAAAAATTTTGATCCCAGAGCCAGGGTTTTAAAGAGACTTAGAGATGAACTCAGAGATACTATAGGTATAAATTCAAAACTGATAGAGATAGCGGACAGAGTCGAAGAGATTGCTCTTAATGACGAATACTTTGTGAAAAGAAATCTCTATCCAAATATCGATTTTTATTCCGGTACGATTCTTGAGGCTCTTGGAATCAGAAAAAAGATGTTTACTCCCATATTCGTTATAGGCAGAACGGTAGGGTGGATAACGCACCTTATCGAGCAGAAAAGAGACCCGAAACAGAAGATATATAGACCGAGACAGAGATACATAGGAAAAAAGAGAAGAAGCGTTCCGTAA
- a CDS encoding ribonuclease HII, whose protein sequence is MRNHLCGIDEAGRGPLAGPLVVAGVVLEKEIEGLADSKALSQTRREKLYETILENSLYKIVFVDNKTIDDIGLSKSISYALRQIISAIDAEKYLFDGNSKFGVSEIEVMIKADTKIEEVKAASILAKVSRDRYMAEISSKYPGYGFEKHKGYPTKEHIEAIKKLGLCPIHRKSFRPKALQPTLF, encoded by the coding sequence ATGAGAAACCATCTTTGCGGAATAGATGAAGCCGGAAGAGGGCCTCTTGCGGGTCCTTTGGTGGTCGCGGGAGTTGTTCTAGAAAAAGAGATAGAAGGTCTGGCAGATTCCAAAGCTCTCAGCCAAACGAGAAGAGAAAAGCTTTATGAAACGATTTTGGAAAATTCATTGTATAAAATAGTATTTGTCGACAATAAAACGATAGACGATATCGGTCTTTCAAAATCTATCTCTTACGCTTTAAGGCAGATTATCTCTGCAATAGATGCAGAAAAATATCTTTTTGACGGAAATTCGAAATTTGGCGTAAGCGAAATTGAAGTTATGATAAAAGCAGATACAAAAATAGAAGAGGTCAAAGCCGCCAGTATTTTGGCTAAGGTAAGCCGCGACAGATATATGGCCGAAATTTCGTCCAAATATCCCGGATACGGCTTTGAAAAACATAAAGGATATCCCACAAAAGAGCATATAGAAGCGATAAAAAAGCTGGGGCTTTGCCCAATTCACAGAAAAAGTTTTCGCCCCAAAGCTCTTCAACCCACACTCTTTTAG
- a CDS encoding ATP-binding protein → MEVLMEILEILYEKDIGKLPFINRKIKIPEGKNAILFGTKRSGKTFLIKEYLSRFPKKKRLYIDMSDLRMDIHSIKSNLQEFINKKGIEIVAIENYNEQIPLPETKQLILSSEKPLIKENFETIHIRNLDFEEYIAFEKKSQDIKAIFSNFLKNGTIPEIIQQPEYNKIARIQEILTLAFKEDSLFLTFREAALSQGHKSSPYHLFTKLKSKTRISKDRFYSNYEELKKRGYIYSVEKYGSSNAAKKIYLFDFTIKNALTFEKEFSKMFENMVFLELFKKGGSVFYYDYIDFLLPDISHAVICVPFGNEVMIQKKVHKALKGLNEHKIKEIDIVTVGSSFEFEENQIRCHVLPFYEWALIEMEG, encoded by the coding sequence TTGGAAGTTTTGATGGAGATACTGGAGATACTTTACGAAAAAGATATAGGCAAACTACCCTTTATAAATAGAAAAATAAAAATACCCGAAGGAAAGAATGCCATACTTTTCGGAACAAAAAGGAGCGGCAAAACTTTTCTTATAAAAGAGTATCTGAGCAGATTTCCCAAAAAAAAGCGTCTATATATCGATATGTCGGATTTAAGAATGGATATACATTCCATAAAATCCAATCTGCAGGAGTTCATCAACAAAAAAGGCATCGAGATAGTAGCAATAGAAAACTACAATGAGCAGATACCTCTTCCCGAAACAAAACAGTTGATACTCTCAAGCGAGAAACCGTTGATAAAAGAGAATTTCGAAACGATACATATAAGAAATCTCGATTTCGAAGAGTATATAGCTTTTGAAAAAAAGAGTCAGGATATAAAGGCGATTTTCAGCAATTTTTTAAAAAACGGCACGATTCCGGAGATCATACAGCAGCCTGAATACAATAAAATAGCAAGAATACAGGAAATTTTGACTCTTGCATTCAAAGAGGATTCTCTTTTCTTGACCTTCAGAGAAGCCGCACTATCCCAGGGACATAAAAGCTCACCCTACCACCTCTTTACAAAACTTAAAAGCAAAACCAGAATATCAAAAGACAGATTTTACTCAAACTACGAAGAGCTCAAAAAAAGAGGATACATATACAGTGTTGAAAAATACGGCAGTTCAAATGCGGCAAAAAAGATATATCTTTTCGATTTCACAATAAAAAATGCGCTTACTTTCGAAAAAGAGTTTTCCAAAATGTTTGAAAACATGGTTTTTTTGGAGCTTTTCAAAAAAGGGGGTTCTGTTTTTTATTACGATTATATCGATTTTTTACTGCCCGATATCTCACATGCGGTTATATGTGTTCCTTTCGGAAACGAGGTAATGATACAGAAAAAAGTCCATAAAGCCCTCAAAGGTCTGAATGAGCACAAAATAAAAGAGATAGATATCGTTACGGTCGGCAGCAGTTTCGAGTTCGAAGAAAATCAAATCAGATGCCACGTTCTTCCCTTTTATGAATGGGCTTTGATAGAGATGGAGGGCTGA
- the rpsJ gene encoding 30S ribosomal protein S10: MEKIRLKLRAYDHRVLDRSVAAIVEAVKRTGAEIRGPIPLPTKIRRYTVLRSPHINKDSREQFEIRIHSRLIDIVSATPETVDSLMKLDLAPEVDVEVRSMGQ; the protein is encoded by the coding sequence ATGGAAAAAATCAGACTTAAGCTTAGAGCTTATGACCACAGAGTACTGGACAGATCAGTTGCAGCAATTGTCGAAGCTGTCAAAAGAACAGGCGCTGAAATACGCGGTCCTATTCCATTGCCTACAAAGATCAGAAGATATACAGTTCTTAGATCGCCTCACATTAACAAAGATTCACGCGAACAATTTGAAATAAGAATTCATTCAAGACTTATTGACATCGTTTCAGCTACGCCTGAAACAGTAGATTCGCTAATGAAATTAGACTTGGCTCCTGAAGTGGATGTAGAAGTTAGGTCAATGGGTCAATAA
- the rplC gene encoding 50S ribosomal protein L3 — MEFIVEKIGMSRTISVPSVPVTLLKIKEAKVCEILNDGRAIVAYSMGKRKNKAVEGQQKKYNLSGEFNRFATLKVANKEPGDIDVSVLQNAKKIKTSFNSKGRGFAGVMKRWNFAGGPGSHGSRFHRRTGSVGNCEFPGRIQPGQKMPGHYGNEKITVQNEIVSFDPENNILVVKGSIPGPNGALGKIRIVK, encoded by the coding sequence ATGGAATTTATAGTAGAAAAAATCGGAATGAGCAGAACCATCAGCGTACCGAGCGTGCCTGTAACCCTGCTGAAAATAAAAGAAGCAAAAGTTTGCGAAATTCTTAACGACGGACGTGCTATCGTAGCGTATAGCATGGGTAAAAGAAAGAACAAAGCAGTGGAAGGTCAGCAGAAAAAATATAACCTTTCAGGCGAGTTCAACAGATTTGCTACATTGAAAGTTGCAAACAAAGAGCCGGGAGACATTGATGTTTCTGTTTTGCAAAATGCAAAGAAGATAAAAACATCTTTCAACTCCAAAGGAAGAGGTTTTGCCGGTGTTATGAAAAGATGGAATTTTGCTGGTGGACCGGGAAGCCACGGTTCAAGGTTTCATAGAAGAACAGGTTCTGTCGGTAACTGCGAATTCCCCGGTAGAATTCAGCCTGGACAGAAAATGCCCGGACATTACGGAAACGAAAAGATAACAGTTCAAAATGAGATTGTCTCTTTTGATCCTGAGAACAATATACTTGTTGTAAAAGGTTCGATTCCAGGACCAAACGGTGCACTTGGCAAGATAAGGATAGTAAAATGA
- the rplD gene encoding 50S ribosomal protein L4: MSKAIVLNEKFEKSDELALPESFAQISPHNLYLYVKSYAAEMRANSAHTKNRSAVSGGGKKPWPQKGRGGARAGSIRSPLFVGGGVAFGPTNRKNYTQKVNKKQKRLALEYALFEKAQNGNLFVVDSVNVESGKTKDAAAILKKLNVRDALVVKDLVDEKTYMAFRNLPNAYLIEPNELNAYLAAAYNAIVIEKAVWENLVKEG; this comes from the coding sequence ATGAGTAAAGCTATAGTACTTAACGAAAAGTTTGAAAAAAGCGATGAGCTTGCGCTTCCTGAGTCTTTTGCGCAGATCAGTCCGCACAATCTCTATCTTTATGTAAAGAGTTATGCGGCTGAGATGAGAGCAAACAGCGCGCATACAAAAAACAGAAGTGCAGTCAGCGGCGGCGGAAAAAAGCCGTGGCCTCAGAAAGGTAGAGGGGGAGCCAGAGCCGGTTCTATCAGAAGTCCTTTGTTTGTAGGGGGCGGTGTTGCATTCGGTCCTACAAACAGAAAAAACTATACACAGAAAGTAAACAAGAAGCAAAAGAGACTTGCTCTTGAATATGCGCTTTTTGAAAAAGCCCAAAACGGTAATCTTTTTGTTGTGGATTCGGTAAATGTAGAGTCCGGAAAGACAAAAGATGCGGCGGCTATACTTAAAAAACTGAACGTCAGAGACGCTCTTGTGGTCAAAGACCTAGTTGACGAAAAGACGTATATGGCATTTAGAAACCTTCCAAACGCTTATCTTATAGAGCCAAACGAATTGAATGCTTATTTGGCGGCAGCATACAATGCTATCGTTATAGAAAAAGCTGTTTGGGAAAATTTAGTAAAAGAGGGCTAA
- a CDS encoding 50S ribosomal protein L23, which produces MADITDIKSILYTEKTLGLQEEGYIVVQTSDKMTKNQLKEVFKEYFGVVPVKINSLKMKGKVKRFRGIEGQRNNYKKFYVKLPEGAQIESLSV; this is translated from the coding sequence ATGGCAGATATAACAGATATCAAATCAATACTATACACAGAAAAAACACTGGGCCTTCAAGAAGAGGGATATATAGTAGTTCAGACCTCTGACAAGATGACAAAAAATCAGCTTAAAGAGGTATTCAAAGAGTATTTCGGCGTAGTTCCTGTCAAAATAAACTCTTTGAAGATGAAGGGAAAAGTTAAGAGATTCAGAGGAATCGAAGGACAGAGAAACAACTATAAAAAATTCTATGTGAAGCTGCCTGAAGGCGCTCAGATAGAAAGTCTATCGGTGTAA
- the rplB gene encoding 50S ribosomal protein L2, which translates to MAIKTYKPYTPSRRFMTSLDSSDITSKPSVKKLLKKLPAHAGRNNKGRVTSRHKEAGAKKLYRIIDFKRNKFGVPGRVATIEYDPYRNCRISLIVYKDGDKRYIIQPSGLKVGDTVEAAESGLDILPGNAMKLKNIPVGTLVHNIEMKPGKGGQIARSAGAYAQIMGREGKYVILRLPSSEMRYVLGECMATIGTVGNEDYINITIGKAGRNRHRGIRPQTRGSAMNPVDHPHGGGEGKTGPSGHPVTPWGQPTKGYKTRKKKASDKLIISRRKKK; encoded by the coding sequence ATGGCAATAAAAACATATAAACCGTACACACCAAGCAGAAGATTTATGACATCGCTTGATTCAAGCGATATAACAAGCAAACCGAGTGTAAAAAAACTGCTTAAAAAGCTTCCTGCTCATGCGGGTAGAAACAACAAAGGAAGAGTAACTTCCAGGCATAAAGAGGCAGGAGCCAAAAAACTTTACAGAATCATAGATTTTAAAAGAAACAAATTCGGCGTTCCGGGACGTGTTGCCACAATAGAATACGATCCGTACAGAAACTGCAGAATTTCGCTCATCGTGTATAAAGACGGAGACAAAAGATATATCATTCAGCCGTCTGGACTTAAAGTAGGCGATACTGTAGAGGCTGCTGAGAGCGGACTCGATATTCTTCCGGGTAACGCTATGAAACTTAAAAACATACCTGTTGGTACGCTTGTGCACAATATCGAAATGAAGCCAGGGAAAGGCGGACAGATAGCGAGGAGTGCAGGAGCGTATGCACAGATAATGGGGAGAGAAGGAAAGTATGTAATACTCAGACTCCCAAGCAGTGAAATGAGATACGTGCTTGGTGAGTGCATGGCTACTATAGGTACAGTAGGAAATGAGGATTATATAAACATTACTATCGGAAAAGCAGGTAGAAACAGACACAGAGGTATCAGACCGCAGACTAGAGGTAGTGCGATGAACCCTGTGGATCACCCGCACGGTGGTGGTGAAGGTAAAACAGGTCCTAGCGGTCATCCTGTTACTCCTTGGGGACAGCCTACAAAAGGCTATAAGACCAGAAAGAAAAAAGCGAGTGATAAGCTTATAATTTCCAGAAGAAAAAAGAAATAA
- the rpsS gene encoding 30S ribosomal protein S19: MARSIKKGPFVDDHLMKKVIKAKETGDKKPIKTWSRRSTIVPEMIGLTFNVHNGRQFVPVYVTENHVGFKLGEFAPTRTFRGHKGSVQKKIGK; this comes from the coding sequence ATGGCAAGATCAATAAAGAAAGGTCCATTTGTAGATGATCATCTTATGAAAAAAGTGATCAAAGCAAAAGAGACCGGTGACAAAAAACCCATTAAAACCTGGTCAAGAAGAAGCACTATCGTTCCTGAAATGATAGGGCTTACATTCAACGTTCACAACGGAAGACAGTTTGTGCCTGTCTACGTTACTGAAAACCATGTGGGATTTAAGCTTGGTGAATTTGCGCCGACAAGAACATTCAGGGGGCATAAAGGCTCCGTTCAGAAAAAGATAGGTAAATAA
- the rplV gene encoding 50S ribosomal protein L22, translating to MSKAILKFIRLSPTKARLIAREVQGMNAELALASLEFMPNKAAKVISKVIASAVANGGYEPEEVVITSCRVDKGPVLKRFRPRARGRASRIMKPTSHVYVEVAEQKGKES from the coding sequence ATGAGTAAAGCAATATTGAAATTTATCAGGCTATCACCGACCAAAGCAAGACTTATTGCGAGAGAAGTTCAGGGAATGAATGCAGAACTTGCACTTGCAAGCCTTGAGTTTATGCCGAACAAAGCGGCAAAAGTTATATCAAAAGTTATAGCTTCAGCTGTAGCAAACGGTGGCTATGAACCGGAAGAGGTTGTGATAACTTCTTGCAGAGTCGACAAAGGGCCTGTTTTGAAAAGATTTAGACCGAGAGCAAGAGGAAGAGCAAGCAGAATAATGAAACCGACTTCTCATGTATATGTTGAAGTGGCTGAACAAAAAGGCAAGGAAAGCTAA
- the rpsC gene encoding 30S ribosomal protein S3, with the protein MGQKVNPISLRLGINRNWGSRWYPDYNRMPDFVEEDHKIRTFLKKELYYAGVSDIIIERTAKRLRVTIVAARPGIIIGKKGADIEKLKQKVQKIVQKEVSVNIKEQKRPQASAQLAAENVATQLERRVAFRRAMKKVIQSAMKSGAKGIKVQVAGRLGGAEMARTEWYLEGRVPLHTLRAKIDYGFAEAHTTYGVIGVKVWIFKGEVLQKGIQPEKAEKRPSRRRAPRRRGR; encoded by the coding sequence ATGGGTCAAAAAGTAAATCCGATAAGTTTGAGACTGGGAATTAACAGAAATTGGGGTTCAAGATGGTATCCGGATTACAACAGAATGCCGGATTTTGTAGAAGAAGATCATAAAATCAGAACATTTTTGAAAAAAGAGCTCTATTATGCAGGTGTCAGCGATATTATTATCGAAAGAACCGCTAAAAGGCTCAGAGTTACTATAGTTGCGGCAAGACCCGGTATAATCATCGGGAAAAAAGGTGCCGACATAGAGAAACTCAAGCAAAAAGTTCAAAAAATAGTACAAAAAGAGGTTTCTGTAAATATAAAAGAGCAGAAGCGTCCTCAGGCGTCAGCACAGCTTGCGGCAGAAAACGTTGCTACCCAGCTTGAAAGAAGGGTGGCTTTCAGAAGAGCTATGAAAAAAGTTATCCAGTCCGCAATGAAATCCGGCGCCAAAGGTATAAAGGTACAGGTGGCAGGAAGACTTGGCGGTGCTGAAATGGCAAGAACCGAATGGTATCTTGAAGGAAGAGTTCCTTTGCATACGCTCAGAGCGAAAATAGATTACGGTTTTGCTGAAGCTCATACAACTTATGGAGTCATCGGCGTAAAAGTATGGATTTTCAAAGGTGAGGTTCTTCAGAAAGGAATCCAGCCTGAAAAAGCAGAAAAAAGGCCGAGCAGAAGAAGAGCTCCAAGAAGGAGAGGTAGATAG
- the rplP gene encoding 50S ribosomal protein L16, translating to MLMPKRTKYRKQQKGRNRGKAQRGNFLAFGTIGIKAVEAGRIDSRQIEAARIAMTRKVKRTGKVWIRVFPDKPLTKKPLETRMGKGKGSVEKWVMNIKPGRIIYEMAGVEESLAREALDLARYKLPFKTKIVTQESENEIY from the coding sequence ATGTTAATGCCAAAAAGAACAAAATACAGAAAACAGCAAAAGGGCAGAAACAGAGGAAAAGCCCAAAGAGGTAACTTCCTTGCATTCGGTACAATAGGCATCAAAGCTGTTGAAGCCGGAAGAATTGATTCAAGGCAGATAGAAGCTGCAAGGATCGCAATGACAAGAAAAGTAAAAAGAACCGGAAAAGTATGGATCAGGGTGTTCCCTGATAAGCCTCTTACCAAAAAACCATTGGAGACAAGGATGGGTAAAGGTAAAGGTTCTGTCGAAAAGTGGGTTATGAATATCAAGCCGGGCAGAATCATTTATGAAATGGCCGGTGTTGAAGAGAGCTTGGCAAGAGAAGCGCTTGATCTTGCACGATACAAACTTCCTTTCAAAACAAAAATCGTAACGCAAGAGAGTGAAAATGAAATATACTGA
- the rpmC gene encoding 50S ribosomal protein L29, which produces MKYTEIKDKSIEELEGMLREKRLLLFQLRAKLKTMQLQDTSEIRKTRRDIARIMTAINAQKQ; this is translated from the coding sequence ATGAAATATACTGAGATAAAAGATAAGAGCATAGAAGAGCTCGAAGGGATGCTTAGGGAAAAGAGGTTGCTGCTTTTTCAGCTTAGAGCTAAACTGAAAACAATGCAGCTTCAGGACACTAGCGAGATAAGAAAAACAAGACGCGATATCGCAAGAATTATGACTGCGATAAATGCACAAAAACAATAA
- the rpsQ gene encoding 30S ribosomal protein S17 encodes MAYKREIQGVVVKKSGDKTASVLVERKVMHPRYHKIVKRFKKYLIHDERNETNVGDVVVAIECRPISKRKSFRLKKVVSTGVK; translated from the coding sequence ATGGCATACAAAAGAGAGATACAGGGTGTTGTTGTCAAAAAGTCCGGAGACAAGACTGCATCTGTTCTTGTCGAAAGAAAAGTTATGCACCCGCGCTACCACAAAATCGTAAAAAGATTTAAAAAATATCTTATTCATGACGAAAGAAATGAAACTAACGTCGGTGATGTTGTGGTGGCAATAGAGTGCAGACCAATCTCTAAAAGAAAATCTTTTAGGCTCAAAAAAGTGGTTTCCACAGGAGTTAAATAA
- the rplN gene encoding 50S ribosomal protein L14, producing the protein MIQSFTRLNVADNSGAKEIMCIKVLGGSKRRYASVGDVIVASVKKALPNGKVKKGQVVKAVIVRTKKEIQRENGSLIRFDDNAAVILDNKGEPIGTRIFGPVSREVRYANFMKIVSLAPEVL; encoded by the coding sequence ATGATTCAGAGTTTTACAAGATTAAATGTTGCCGACAACAGCGGCGCAAAAGAAATTATGTGTATTAAAGTTCTGGGCGGCAGCAAAAGAAGGTATGCAAGCGTAGGAGACGTTATCGTTGCATCTGTAAAAAAAGCGCTGCCTAACGGAAAAGTGAAAAAAGGCCAGGTAGTGAAGGCCGTAATCGTCAGAACAAAAAAAGAGATCCAGAGAGAAAACGGTTCCTTGATAAGATTTGACGATAATGCAGCAGTAATTTTGGACAACAAGGGTGAACCGATTGGTACCCGTATTTTCGGACCTGTAAGCAGGGAAGTAAGATACGCAAACTTTATGAAAATCGTTTCCCTTGCTCCGGAGGTGCTTTAA
- the rplX gene encoding 50S ribosomal protein L24: MAKKFKIKKGDTVEIITGDDKGKRGEVLQVLPKKDAVIVAGCKIVKKAVKPSEKNPEGGFINKEMPIHISNVRKVEGGES, encoded by the coding sequence ATGGCTAAGAAATTCAAAATCAAAAAAGGTGATACTGTTGAGATTATCACCGGAGATGACAAAGGCAAAAGAGGAGAGGTACTTCAGGTACTGCCTAAAAAAGATGCGGTTATAGTGGCTGGCTGCAAGATAGTCAAAAAGGCTGTCAAGCCAAGCGAAAAAAATCCTGAAGGTGGATTTATAAACAAAGAGATGCCTATTCATATCTCTAATGTTCGAAAAGTAGAAGGTGGCGAATCATGA
- the rplE gene encoding 50S ribosomal protein L5, translating into MIALQKDYQEKVVPALREALDIKNPMLTPKLEKIVISVGSGEASRDSKLMQNIQDTISLISGQHAVVTKARKSEAGFKIREGMPVGVKVTLRGERMWNFLMKLITIALPRVKDFRGLPRNGFDGRGNYNFGLDEQLMFPEVDYDNIIKTHGMNITIVTSTESDKEAFKLLELLGLPFAKGRENG; encoded by the coding sequence ATGATAGCGCTTCAAAAAGATTATCAGGAAAAAGTGGTTCCGGCTTTGAGAGAAGCTCTGGACATAAAAAACCCTATGCTTACGCCAAAACTTGAAAAAATTGTTATAAGTGTCGGTTCCGGCGAAGCGAGCAGGGACAGTAAATTGATGCAAAACATTCAAGATACAATCAGTCTTATTTCAGGACAGCATGCAGTTGTTACAAAAGCTAGGAAGTCCGAAGCTGGTTTTAAAATCAGAGAAGGAATGCCTGTTGGTGTCAAAGTAACGCTAAGAGGTGAAAGAATGTGGAATTTCCTTATGAAACTTATCACAATTGCGCTTCCGAGAGTTAAAGATTTCAGAGGACTTCCGAGAAACGGTTTTGACGGAAGAGGAAACTACAACTTCGGTCTTGACGAGCAGTTGATGTTTCCTGAAGTGGATTATGACAATATCATCAAAACACACGGTATGAATATTACGATCGTTACTTCAACCGAGAGCGACAAAGAAGCGTTCAAATTGCTTGAGCTTCTTGGATTACCATTTGCAAAAGGTAGAGAAAATGGCTAA